Proteins co-encoded in one Armatimonadota bacterium genomic window:
- the ileS gene encoding isoleucine--tRNA ligase produces MDYRETLNLLKTDFPMKANLPQREPGLVQWWEEIDIYRKVREKGVGRPKWVLHDGPPYANGNIHLGQALNKILKDIAIKYKTMRGFDCPYVPGWDTQGLPTEQAVRREMDVDRHDVSPVEWRRMCRELALRYVDIQRGQFKRLGVRADWDHPYLTLSREYQARQIEAFGKIALKGLVNRRLRPVYWCHHPECVTALAEDEIEYHTKTSPSIYVAFELPGAAERFVMEQPLPEGSRAEIVIWTTTPWTIPGNTGIALASSADYVLVQAEHEGRRRFLVMAAELMGATVAGCALADPKVIGRAQGKDLEGLIAIHPLYGRDSRLVLADYVVLDQGTGCVHTAPGHGLEDFQTALKYGLDVISPLDDDGKYTDEAGPELVGKVCDQSNKIVMDMLAAKGALLAAGTLEHEYPHCWRCHEPVIYRATRQWFMDIDKLRETALSEVEKCEWMPKWGLSRISGMIEARPDWCISRQRVWGVPIPVFYCADCDETIITPQTLDHVRDLVAEHGADVWFEREAAELVPPGTVCPKCGAQSFTKEPDIMSVWFDSGASHYCVLSANDELGYPADLYLEGDDQYQCWFQTSLWVAVALGRPAPFKMVVGHAFFVDETGMKMSKSKGNIISPQEIYEKYGVDVLRLWFTYADFRRKMYCTEDIFNQVADAYRRIRNTARFMLANLQDFDPAKDSVAPDAMREVDRWAIARLGQIVQRMTDAFDNWDLHLFYHDLHAYCATDLSAFYLDALKDTLYVMKADSPERRSAQTALWKILIALAKMVAPVLTFTAEELWQECRKLDPSLPESVQLADWPEAEGVQDTALLERWSRLLAIRDVVLSALEKAKNEKVVEKPLEARVELYGTADALEFLESFGPSLPNLFIVSAVSLNPAEGAPVPVDEHTGVSAVAVLSDGDKCQRCWLRSSTVGTIAEHPAICERCAANL; encoded by the coding sequence ATGGACTACCGAGAGACGCTCAACCTGCTGAAAACCGACTTCCCAATGAAAGCTAACCTGCCCCAGCGCGAGCCCGGTCTGGTTCAGTGGTGGGAAGAAATCGACATCTACCGCAAGGTGCGCGAGAAGGGCGTCGGTCGGCCCAAGTGGGTTCTGCACGATGGCCCGCCGTATGCGAACGGAAACATCCATCTCGGCCAGGCGCTCAACAAGATCCTCAAGGACATCGCCATCAAGTACAAGACGATGCGCGGGTTCGACTGCCCCTACGTTCCGGGTTGGGATACACAGGGCCTGCCCACCGAGCAAGCCGTGCGCCGCGAGATGGACGTGGACCGCCACGATGTATCGCCCGTTGAGTGGCGGCGCATGTGCCGGGAACTCGCTCTGCGCTACGTGGACATCCAGCGCGGGCAGTTCAAGCGTCTGGGGGTGCGCGCCGACTGGGATCACCCCTACCTGACCCTGAGCAGAGAATACCAGGCCCGGCAGATCGAAGCATTCGGCAAGATCGCCCTCAAGGGCCTGGTCAACCGCAGGTTGCGGCCGGTGTATTGGTGCCACCACCCCGAGTGCGTCACTGCCCTCGCGGAAGACGAGATCGAGTACCACACCAAGACCTCGCCCTCCATCTACGTGGCCTTCGAACTGCCCGGAGCCGCCGAGCGGTTCGTCATGGAACAGCCCCTCCCCGAGGGCTCGCGAGCCGAGATCGTCATCTGGACCACGACTCCCTGGACAATCCCGGGCAATACAGGGATCGCGCTGGCGTCCAGCGCCGATTACGTGCTGGTACAGGCTGAGCATGAGGGCCGACGGCGCTTTCTGGTGATGGCCGCGGAACTCATGGGTGCCACGGTCGCAGGCTGCGCGCTTGCCGACCCGAAGGTCATCGGGCGCGCCCAAGGCAAGGACCTCGAAGGCCTGATCGCTATCCACCCGCTCTACGGGCGGGATTCGCGGCTGGTTCTTGCGGATTACGTGGTGCTGGATCAGGGCACCGGTTGCGTCCATACCGCGCCGGGTCACGGTCTCGAAGACTTCCAGACCGCGCTCAAGTACGGGCTCGACGTCATCAGCCCGCTTGATGATGATGGGAAGTACACCGACGAGGCCGGACCGGAACTGGTGGGCAAGGTCTGCGACCAGTCCAACAAGATCGTCATGGACATGCTGGCTGCCAAAGGCGCTCTGTTGGCCGCAGGTACCCTGGAGCATGAATATCCCCACTGCTGGCGCTGCCACGAGCCGGTGATTTATCGCGCCACCCGCCAGTGGTTCATGGACATCGACAAGCTGCGTGAGACGGCGCTGTCCGAAGTCGAGAAGTGCGAGTGGATGCCCAAGTGGGGCCTGTCCCGCATAAGCGGCATGATTGAGGCACGGCCGGACTGGTGCATCTCCCGACAGCGCGTGTGGGGCGTGCCGATCCCGGTCTTCTACTGTGCCGACTGCGATGAGACCATCATCACCCCGCAAACGCTGGACCACGTGCGAGACCTGGTGGCCGAGCATGGCGCCGACGTTTGGTTTGAGCGGGAGGCGGCGGAGCTTGTGCCGCCCGGAACAGTCTGTCCGAAATGTGGCGCGCAGTCCTTCACCAAAGAGCCCGATATTATGTCGGTGTGGTTCGATAGCGGTGCCAGCCACTACTGCGTACTGAGCGCCAACGACGAGCTGGGCTACCCGGCTGACCTCTACCTCGAGGGCGACGACCAGTACCAGTGCTGGTTTCAGACATCTTTGTGGGTAGCTGTGGCACTGGGGCGGCCCGCTCCTTTCAAGATGGTGGTCGGGCACGCGTTCTTCGTGGACGAGACCGGCATGAAGATGTCCAAGTCCAAAGGGAACATCATCTCGCCCCAGGAAATCTATGAGAAGTACGGGGTAGATGTCCTGCGCCTGTGGTTCACGTACGCCGACTTCCGGCGGAAAATGTACTGCACCGAAGACATCTTCAACCAGGTTGCCGACGCCTACCGGCGCATCCGCAATACTGCGCGATTCATGCTGGCCAACTTGCAGGATTTCGACCCGGCCAAGGATTCGGTCGCGCCCGATGCGATGCGCGAGGTGGATCGCTGGGCGATCGCGCGACTGGGGCAGATCGTCCAGCGCATGACAGATGCATTCGACAACTGGGACTTGCACCTGTTCTACCATGACCTGCACGCGTACTGCGCCACAGACTTGAGCGCTTTCTACCTGGACGCCCTCAAGGACACGCTGTACGTTATGAAGGCCGATTCACCGGAGCGCAGATCAGCCCAGACGGCGCTGTGGAAGATTCTCATCGCGCTGGCGAAGATGGTGGCGCCGGTGCTGACCTTCACCGCGGAGGAACTGTGGCAGGAATGCCGCAAGCTCGATCCTTCTTTGCCCGAGAGCGTCCAGCTTGCCGATTGGCCCGAGGCCGAAGGGGTGCAAGATACCGCCTTGCTGGAACGCTGGAGCAGGCTGCTCGCGATCCGAGACGTGGTTCTCTCTGCGCTGGAGAAGGCGAAGAACGAGAAGGTCGTGGAGAAGCCGCTGGAAGCGCGGGTCGAACTCTACGGGACTGCCGATGCGCTGGAGTTCCTCGAGAGCTTTGGGCCGAGTCTTCCGAACCTGTTCATTGTATCCGCTGTTTCTCTGAACCCGGCGGAAGGTGCGCCGGTACCTGTTGACGAACATACCGGTGTCTCGGCAGTGGCGGTCCTGTCGGACGGCGACAAGTGTCAGCGATGCTGGCTCCGGTCGTCGACCGTTGGCACGATCGCTGAACACCCAGCCATCTGTGAGCGCTGCGCGGCCAATCTCTGA
- the lgt gene encoding prolipoprotein diacylglyceryl transferase codes for MRSVLVELGPWQWPAVLVIAAVFLLAVLAWRKVEERVEGDVAPLDARWFLSTGLIIAVLSVGLFLLVNHFGPVKIRSYGVMLLVGFICGFIYLTRVGPPRGLQIPTLLDLLLVQLVSAIVGARLLFVLLMLGEYAENPETVLDVWQGGLSFHGGLAGAIIATVWFARARKIRFAVLADICTPGIPIGYALTRIGCFLNGCCHGGPTHSFLGVVMPETGYTEPLHPTQLYASAGSLLLFFILVRAWPRMHRPGQLLPLYMILYSVLRFLCEYTRLGFSAEASGLIPSLSVAQVACIFIAAAGLAIFAYLQRLPAENPITAMAVEPESAGVPLPEFSPGSEGHASHASHRRRRSRRK; via the coding sequence ATGCGTTCCGTTCTCGTCGAGCTAGGTCCCTGGCAGTGGCCCGCGGTGCTGGTAATCGCTGCGGTGTTCCTGCTTGCGGTGCTGGCATGGCGGAAAGTCGAAGAGCGCGTCGAAGGGGACGTCGCCCCTCTAGACGCCCGCTGGTTCCTGAGCACCGGCCTGATTATCGCGGTCCTGTCCGTGGGGCTTTTCCTGCTCGTAAACCATTTCGGTCCAGTCAAGATCCGCTCCTACGGGGTCATGCTGCTCGTGGGGTTCATCTGCGGATTCATCTACCTGACTCGCGTCGGTCCTCCCCGTGGCCTGCAGATCCCGACGCTCCTCGACCTGCTGCTTGTGCAACTGGTCTCCGCAATTGTCGGCGCGCGACTGCTGTTCGTATTGTTGATGCTCGGTGAGTATGCGGAAAACCCGGAGACGGTGCTGGACGTCTGGCAGGGCGGGCTGTCATTCCACGGCGGTCTGGCCGGGGCAATCATCGCGACCGTCTGGTTCGCGCGAGCCCGCAAGATCCGGTTCGCGGTGCTGGCTGACATCTGTACACCGGGTATCCCCATTGGCTACGCGCTCACGCGGATCGGCTGCTTCCTCAACGGGTGCTGCCACGGCGGACCGACACACAGTTTCCTCGGGGTTGTGATGCCCGAGACCGGCTACACCGAGCCCCTGCACCCCACCCAACTCTACGCCTCTGCTGGAAGTCTCCTGCTCTTTTTCATCCTCGTCCGGGCCTGGCCGCGCATGCACCGCCCAGGTCAGCTGCTGCCCCTGTACATGATTCTCTACTCCGTCCTCCGCTTCCTGTGCGAGTACACGCGCTTGGGTTTCTCGGCGGAAGCGTCCGGGCTCATCCCGTCGCTGTCCGTGGCTCAGGTGGCCTGCATTTTCATCGCTGCCGCGGGCCTGGCCATCTTCGCCTATCTGCAGCGCCTGCCGGCCGAGAATCCCATCACCGCGATGGCGGTGGAGCCCGAGAGCGCCGGCGTCCCTCTGCCTGAGTTCAGTCCCGGATCCGAAGGGCACGCATCCCATGCATCCCACCGCCGCCGGCGATCCAGACGCAAGTAG
- the lspA gene encoding signal peptidase II — protein sequence MSEEPAPTGEIRCRLLLIGVAGLVLVGDQFTKWLVTDQLQPGESIPVLGAVMSLSHRTNTGGAFSILAGNTAVLTVISAAVLCALVLWGPRLAGSNRAALTSVGLIAGGAAGNLLDRVRLGHVVDFLDFHVWPVFNVADIGITVGAGLLIISMLLELRRPDGPAAE from the coding sequence ATGAGCGAAGAGCCAGCCCCCACCGGGGAGATCCGCTGCCGGCTGCTCCTCATCGGAGTAGCCGGTCTCGTATTAGTCGGTGACCAGTTCACGAAATGGCTGGTCACTGACCAGCTTCAGCCCGGCGAAAGTATCCCGGTGCTCGGTGCGGTGATGAGCCTGTCACACCGCACCAACACCGGCGGCGCCTTCAGCATTCTCGCCGGGAACACCGCAGTGCTGACGGTCATCAGCGCCGCAGTTCTGTGCGCCTTGGTTCTCTGGGGCCCGCGGCTCGCGGGAAGCAACCGGGCAGCCCTGACCAGTGTCGGCCTTATTGCAGGCGGCGCGGCGGGGAACCTGCTGGACCGCGTGCGTCTCGGCCACGTTGTGGATTTCCTCGACTTCCACGTCTGGCCCGTGTTCAACGTGGCCGACATTGGTATTACCGTGGGAGCGGGCCTGCTCATCATCAGCATGCTCCTGGAACTGCGGCGTCCGGACGGCCCCGCGGCGGAGTAG
- a CDS encoding RluA family pseudouridine synthase, whose translation MHPTAAGDPDASSPNRLVAPDNCAGMRLDQALAGLVDGLSRSQAGALIRAGHCTVDGVPGKPSMKIKPGSVILLEVAEPKTDVFPAQIPLDIVFEDTSLIALNKPPGMPSHPAPGTGDETLLNGLVGYAKGAWRPALIHRLDRDTSGIIIASKTASAHRNLRGQMDSGVLKRTYLALAWGQFGENAGTVDAPIGRDRGRKTRMAVLDAGDPARTHYRVLGSAQHTDGPVSLVEVRLETGRTHQIRVHMEYIGHPLVGERVYRGGTDARGWELDLPGQMLHSWKVAFVHPETGEAMRLEANLPEAFNSLVDELGLGGSLGRT comes from the coding sequence ATGCATCCCACCGCCGCCGGCGATCCAGACGCAAGTAGTCCGAACCGCCTGGTCGCACCCGACAATTGCGCCGGCATGCGTCTAGACCAGGCGCTTGCCGGGCTGGTGGATGGTCTGTCGCGATCGCAGGCCGGCGCACTCATTCGTGCCGGGCACTGCACGGTTGACGGTGTCCCGGGAAAGCCTTCAATGAAGATCAAGCCTGGAAGCGTGATCTTGTTGGAGGTCGCAGAGCCGAAGACTGACGTGTTCCCTGCGCAGATTCCCCTGGACATCGTCTTCGAGGACACTTCCCTCATCGCGCTCAACAAGCCCCCCGGAATGCCTTCCCACCCCGCGCCCGGCACCGGCGACGAAACGCTCCTCAATGGTCTCGTGGGCTACGCGAAGGGCGCCTGGCGGCCGGCTTTGATCCACCGCCTGGACCGGGACACCTCGGGGATCATCATCGCAAGCAAGACTGCATCGGCGCATCGCAACCTGCGGGGGCAGATGGATTCCGGAGTACTGAAGCGCACATACCTGGCCCTGGCGTGGGGACAGTTTGGGGAGAACGCGGGAACCGTGGACGCTCCCATCGGGCGCGACCGGGGACGGAAGACGCGCATGGCAGTGCTGGATGCGGGCGACCCCGCGCGCACCCACTACCGCGTTCTCGGCAGCGCGCAGCACACCGATGGCCCCGTGTCACTGGTCGAAGTCAGGCTGGAGACCGGCCGGACCCACCAAATCCGGGTGCATATGGAGTACATCGGACACCCGCTGGTCGGAGAACGTGTCTATCGCGGCGGGACTGACGCACGTGGGTGGGAGCTTGATCTGCCCGGACAGATGCTGCATTCGTGGAAGGTCGCCTTCGTGCACCCGGAGACCGGCGAAGCAATGCGCCTGGAAGCGAACCTGCCCGAGGCGTTCAACAGCCTGGTGGATGAGTTGGGACTGGGCGGCTCACTCGGCCGGACCTGA
- the thiE gene encoding thiamine phosphate synthase: MLIGNLNSRVYYVTPEQSEPNGHLVRLVDAAINSGIGLLQFRPKRLTTRQMVEEATVLVSMTRRARVPLIINDRVDLALAVGADGVHLGADDMPVGHARRLLGPAAIIGATCVTPMDARVAEADGATYVLVGPVGDLSGEVGEMGLERVRQVRKATGLPVCVHGDVTVEGLRKLRALGVEMICVADLDGEAEIVARALQDAVAMALEHLAPRHVAP; this comes from the coding sequence ATGCTTATCGGCAACCTGAACTCGCGCGTGTATTACGTCACTCCCGAGCAATCCGAACCGAATGGGCACCTTGTGCGCCTCGTCGATGCTGCTATCAACAGCGGTATCGGTCTCCTGCAGTTCCGCCCGAAGCGCCTGACCACCCGCCAGATGGTGGAGGAGGCTACGGTGCTGGTGTCCATGACCCGCAGGGCTCGCGTCCCGCTGATCATCAATGACCGCGTTGACCTTGCCCTCGCAGTGGGCGCAGACGGCGTTCACCTCGGCGCCGACGACATGCCGGTGGGCCATGCGCGGCGTCTTCTGGGGCCCGCGGCGATCATCGGGGCAACCTGCGTCACCCCCATGGACGCCCGTGTCGCTGAAGCAGACGGGGCGACGTATGTACTTGTGGGGCCTGTGGGCGATCTATCGGGAGAAGTCGGAGAAATGGGGCTGGAGCGGGTGCGGCAGGTGCGCAAGGCCACAGGCCTTCCCGTCTGCGTGCACGGAGATGTGACCGTCGAAGGCCTGCGCAAACTGCGGGCCCTGGGCGTGGAGATGATCTGCGTGGCTGATCTTGACGGAGAAGCCGAGATTGTCGCGCGCGCTCTTCAGGACGCCGTTGCCATGGCGTTGGAGCATCTTGCACCGCGGCATGTTGCTCCGTGA
- a CDS encoding TraR/DksA C4-type zinc finger protein: MARKRSLDMEKFRERLEETRNELVVELQRIEDRASGRDPLNSDTAGEDFDEPGGDAAQETLERTQAMALSENLREMLDNVNNALKRVEEGTYGICEVCGCNIPKARLDIMPFATMCTKCRERLSAR, from the coding sequence GTGGCACGCAAGCGAAGCCTAGACATGGAAAAATTCAGGGAACGCCTCGAGGAAACGCGCAATGAACTGGTGGTCGAACTGCAGCGCATCGAGGACCGCGCGTCCGGCCGGGATCCGCTGAACTCCGACACTGCCGGGGAGGACTTCGACGAGCCGGGTGGTGATGCCGCACAGGAAACACTGGAGCGCACCCAAGCCATGGCGCTGAGTGAGAACCTGCGCGAGATGCTGGATAACGTCAACAATGCGCTCAAGCGAGTGGAGGAGGGCACCTACGGGATCTGCGAAGTCTGTGGGTGCAATATTCCCAAGGCGCGCCTGGACATCATGCCCTTCGCCACAATGTGCACCAAGTGCCGCGAGCGCCTGTCAGCGCGATGA